One genomic segment of Amycolatopsis sp. WQ 127309 includes these proteins:
- a CDS encoding TetR/AcrR family transcriptional regulator, producing the protein MNVKAVRAERASATRESILVTAERLFAEHGVQVVSNRHISEAAGQGNNAAVNYHFGTKTDLVRAIVRKHSERVEKLRAELAGAIDGPGELRDWVACLIRPTTTYLQELGSPTWFARFTAQVLTDPALRAIIAEESLTSPVLAKVVAGLNRSLSVLPPDVRAERGDMARQLMIHMTAERERALAEDTATPRATWYDAGTGLIDAVTGLLLAPVTAAP; encoded by the coding sequence ATGAACGTGAAGGCCGTCCGGGCGGAGCGCGCGAGCGCCACTCGGGAGTCCATCCTCGTCACGGCGGAGCGGCTGTTCGCCGAGCACGGGGTGCAGGTGGTGTCCAACCGGCACATCAGCGAGGCCGCGGGCCAGGGCAACAACGCCGCCGTCAACTACCACTTCGGCACCAAAACCGACCTGGTCCGCGCGATCGTCCGCAAGCACTCCGAGCGCGTCGAGAAGCTGCGCGCCGAGCTCGCCGGAGCCATCGACGGCCCGGGCGAGCTGCGTGACTGGGTGGCCTGCCTGATCCGCCCGACCACGACGTACCTGCAGGAGCTGGGCTCCCCGACGTGGTTCGCCCGCTTCACCGCCCAGGTGCTGACCGACCCGGCCCTGCGCGCGATCATCGCCGAGGAGTCGCTGACCTCACCGGTCCTCGCGAAGGTGGTCGCGGGGCTCAACCGGAGCCTGTCGGTCCTGCCGCCGGACGTCCGGGCCGAGCGCGGCGACATGGCACGTCAGCTGATGATCCACATGACGGCGGAGCGCGAGCGCGCCCTGGCCGAGGACACCGCGACCCCCCGCGCGACCTGGTACGACGCCGGCACCGGCCTGATCGACGCGGTCACCGGCCTGCTCTTGGCCCCGGTGACCGCCGCTCCCTGA